actCTAAATCCCTACCATATAGTGAACAGAAAGAGATTCCTTCTTATTAACAAACTCTTCACCTTTTCCAGGCTGCATCGAGTATAATCTTCCCCATCATAAAGGCAGAAGGAGTGAGGCAAATGTTTTTCCCCGTAACCATGCCAGCATACTACAGAGCTCCTCCTgctaaatgagataaaaatcaaatggCATGCTCAAAGTCGAAGTAGCTTTAGTttgttgtttggttttcatGTTGTCTCGACAAAGTAGCTTGTATCTATGACTATACTCCCATGTAGACTTGGGATGCCAAATGTTTCCTTCAATGACCGTTGTGCAAGAGATGACTGTAAACGGTTATTCAAATGTATAAATGAGCAACCACTTAGAATCCAGGGGTATGTGTTCTGCTGACTTTTCCAAATATAATTCAATGAAATCCTCCCCATTCTGCGTGTATATTAAATTGGTGTTGATAGTTTGCTTGTGTAAATTGAGAAATGATGGGTGCCAATGGAGCCAACGTTTTGGTAGATCTTGAGTGCTGTTCCGGATTCTTAAACTGAATTTCCTTCATCCGAGTTCTCAATTGGCCCATGCAGGCTAACTCCCTGATCAGATCATAATGGTTAATGACCAGTGGCAGTTTCTCTGGTCCACCCGTGAAAATCATGGccttctctcactctctctctcttttttttttacttgcaaattttttttatttataaaaatggcATCAGTAGGATTTTTACCAGTTttagtacatttttttcttttcctcttctaTTGGGCAAACGACACTAGGGTAAGGGGATAGAGAGCTTGACCAGATTCTTACCGGGATCGGTTGGAAGTCAGGTTGCTAATTGCTTTCCAGCTTAGAGGTCAAGttgaaaaataggaaaaggTTTGGAATAATTTCCATGGTCTAATATGAGTTTTGAAGCACTAAAATATTTTGTGGGACTTCAAAAATTTACCATGCTCCCACATTCAAATTCAAGGATGACTGGGGTAATTAACAAGAGGGCATGGGTCTTGTGGCAGTGATAAGGGTAGCAAGGGTTATATGGATATTATTGCCTACTTGACAATATTTTGCAAAACgattttcaaaagtaaattttaataataacttttaaaaacagttttaaattattttaaaaaaacaaaatcctacttgaaaactcaaatataattaataattttctataaagatattatacctatatatataatacaaaaaatcataaatattttctatatgttcaattttttttaatatgcctttatatataatgatttttttttttaattttctatatttataatttttttccctcaaattacTCGAAAAGACattgaaaagtaaaaacatttttaatttattatatatataaaaaatttgtttaaaaaaaaaaaaaattctcaaaaatctattttcatgtatttattaagttagaaaactatttttaacatCCATTAAAGCTTATATCTAAAGATCAAAATCAAAGATCATCCTTGAAATTGAGAGGCAGTCATGTTTCCATTACATCAACATGGGAAATGTACATTTAAATCAATCAGTTACAAAGATATATAATTAATCTCAACCATGAAGAGAACtgcttaatcaataaaaaactattttttataattattttattgtgtacaaattatccttttatttatttatttattttttatacaaggattttgtatttattaaaaggatttctcatccttcttcacatttatttttctttgaatagttgtctctaataaaaaataataataattataatggTGGGGCAAGAAAGAATGCTTGGGAAAGAGTTGcaacttttctttcattctatgTGCAATGTCATCATGGGAGCTCCTCGCAATCACTAGAAGTACGAAAAAAGATGCGAGCTAAATTTCCTGCATACCTTCAAGCCCAATTCAAAAAGTTTGAGACCAAATGGCACCGTAAGGTCTGTCATTTTCACTCTCTGTCCATCCTGCAACAGTCAGCAGAAAATAAGCTGTGGTTGACAGCCACTGAAgtaagaggggaaaaaaaaagggctttAAACACAATGAGGACGAGTTTCTGGCCTCCTGAAACTGATTACCGTTTCATAGAGTAGAAGCATGGAGTTAGGTGAAGTAAGACTAATTGAAATTCAGAGTCTGTGGACTTTGTATTAAGAATAGAATACAGATGACTCTAGACTTAACTGAAATTCAAGGTCTTCAGTAAATTGATCAAATACCTCCCCCAGTTTGTGCCTGCTCATTTGGCCTTGCCACAGCTTATCCTATTTCAGTTAGGTGGCTAAAGGCCTGATTCCTGCGGCTGTCATGGCCATCTTCCACTCCTGAAAGAACGCAAATAAAACCGCTAGTTGGTTACAGGTTAACTAGATGTAATTTACTACATGCTTTCACATTAGAGTTAGCAGCAGAGACCAAGATACAAGGTTAACaaagttaacaacttaaaatattaacttGGGTATATGTTAACCTTGAACCTTGGCCCCTGCTAACTCTAATATTCTTGCCAATTATGTGATCATCATCCACCCAAATCATTTTGGGATTAATTAGTGCTTTAACACCTTAGTGAATTCCATAGCCCACAACACCTAAATGTCTAAAATCACCTACACACCCACTACTTACAAACTGATAAATGTGAAGGCTTTAGGAGGTTATTTAATTTCATGCGATAGTGAAACCAACCAAGCACCCTTTCATGGTAAATGCATAAACAAGCTCTTATCATATaggccaaagaaaaaaaaaggccaaagaCACCACAGGATTCCCAAAATTCCACAATCATGTGTTTTATATGGAGCAAACTCAAAACAGGACCAGATTCACTAAGAAAAGACCTTAGAATCTTGAAGAAAATCAACatttcataaaaagaaaaataccagAGAGCCTGTGtcaaaagaaatcaaagaagatgatgattgaAAGGCAGATTTTACGAGGAAATTTCCAGTGTAAAGATTCAAATTtagagaagaaaatatgaaagaaaaacttTTCCTGTCAAAACAAAGAGAACCAGAAGGAAGAAAAAGTCACCTTGCTGAAAATGAAGCCAAAGGTGAAACATGATGACAGTGCCAATAATGATGATGTCCATGCCACGACATCAACTAGCCAGAATTGTCCGATGATGGATCTCTTGACAAATTTACGTCTCTGGCAGTGGTGATGGTTCTTCTTCTGTTTGTcaagaaaaatgtaaagaagAAACAAACCCTAACAGAGAATGAAAGGAAGTTCCAAGAGCATTACTCACCAGATACCCAGCTTATATCTTGGAAAAGACTGAGATGCCTTCTCATTCTCACTTAGTAATTGCTCTAGAAGGTCTTATGACCCAATCCAACTGCATCCAGGTTGCTTCGCCACCCTGGTTTTCTGCATCAAGTCCCTTGTGTTAGCGGCTTCTTCCCATTGACCTGCAGCCGCATAAATATTTGACAAAAGCACATATACTGCTGGATCATTTTGTTCAATTTCAAGGAGAAACCCAGCAACAATCCTTCCAAGCCTTAAATTACCATGAGCTGCACAAGCACTGAACAATGTCCACCAGATACtggaaactattttcaaatgcTTACTGTTTATCAGTCTTTCTGCCTCTTCAAGATATCCAGCTCGACCAAGAAGGTCAACAATACAAGAAAGATGATCTGCTCCAGGCTCAAACCCGTAATCATTTACCATGGAGTTGAAAATCCTAGTTCCATCATCAACTAAGCCTGCATGACTACAAGCTGAAAGAACTGCTGTGAAGGTAGCCTGATCTGGTTTCACTCCACCTGAATCTTGCATTGCCTTGAAAAAATGGACAGcttcttttcctttcccatGCTGTGCATAAGCAGAGATCATGGCATTCCAAGAGACTATGTCTCTTCCATTCATCACATTAAAAATCCTCAATGACCAATCTAAATCCCCACACTTTGCATACATTGTAATGAGGGCATTTCCCAAAGATGTAACTGAAAAAACCCCAGATCTAAGGATATAGCCATGAATCTGTTTTCCATGTCTCAAGGCTGAAATGCTAGCACAAATGCTCAAAACAATGCTGAGAGTGTATGCATTGGGTTTGAGTGTGGACATCAACAACTCATAAAACTGCTCTAAGCCCTGCAATGGAAATCCATTAAACAGGAACCCAGAAATTATTGTATTCCAGGAGATCAAATTAGGGGAAGACATGTTATTGAATACTTGATAGGCCTGCTCTATTTGACCATGCTTAGAGAAAGCAGAGACAAGTGCATTGGAAACTTCTATTTTTGAGTTCAACCCATTTTTTGATACAAGGGCTTGAAACATCTTCACAATCTCTAAGGACTCTGAGCTTGCTAACAGACTTCCAATAGTGAACTCATCTGGTTCTATCCCTGCTCTTTGCATTTGCAGGAAAGCCAAGATTGCCAATCTATAGAAATTCCCCTGAACATAGTTCATAATAATGATATTCCATGAGATGAGATCCTTCTCTTCCAGTCTGTCAAAAACCATGTGAGCAGCATGTAAATTCCCACAACTGGAGTACATGGTCATTGCCGCGTTACTTACAGGAGTACAAGCTTCAAAACCCATCTTGATGGCTTGTGCATGTACTTGATGGCTAACTCTTGCAGATGAACATGAGCTCATAACACTAACAAAAGTCAGTTCAGTGGGTCTGAGACAAGCTTCTTGCATTTCTTTAAACATTATCAGGGCCTCCTCATCTCTTCCCACGCTTGCTAGGCCACCTATCATCACATTAAAAGTAATATCATCATGTACTGTGGATTCTgcttcttcaaatacctcataTGCATCTGCAACTTTTCCCGAGTTGAAATACACTGTAAGCAGAGCATTAATAACAGAAGCTCTAACCAAAAACCCAGTTTTGATGACCAGTGTATGCACCTCCCTTCCAAAATCCAGCAACTCCAGAGAACACAAGCTGAGAACACTAGCAAAAGTATACTTGTCATGTCTAACACCCAATTGGTGCATTTCCCGAAACAAGTTCAAAGCAATCTCTGTATGCTTATTCTCTGCACATCCTGTGATTATTGCATTCCACACTACAGGGATCATCCGGGGTGTTTGATTGAATAAGTGGCAAGCATAACCAATTTGCCCTAACTTGGTACAAGCTGACAACAGAGTTGTCCATGAGTATACATCTGGATTTTCAATTTCACTGAATACCCGTTGCACAGAAACTAAGTCTTTTGATTTTGCATAGAAGGAAAGGAGAGTATTTCCAACATGTGTATAGGCTTTGAGACCTGTTTGGATGGAATAGGCATGAAGCTGATTACCAGATGCAGTGTTGCGAAGATTGGCACATGCAGTCAGGGTGCTAGAGAGGGTAAAATGGTCTGGTTTGAGATAGTTGGAAGAGTGAATTTGGACAAATAACTGGACAGAGGCTGAGTTATGGTGTGAGCGAGTCAACTCCGCAAGTAGCTGGTTGATTTTAATGAGTTGTTCAGCAGCGTTTTTAGTTGTCTTTACAATATTTATGTATTCCATGTAACATGGGAGTTTCATCTGTCATTCTGTCATTGCAATTTCCAGAATGACAGGGCTCACAGAAACTTCAGCAAGATTTCATCCATTTGCTAATAGTATTGGTTAATGTAACAGGACTTTAGATAGCATTACCAAAAACCGTGTGGAAAGCAGGCATCCTCTAGGTAATATACCAGTGAAATGCCATGATCTCTCCTGCGACGAGGCCATCTGAGCAGGTCTTGCATAGTGCTCCAAATCAAGATAAAAACCAAGCACATCATTGTTTACCTTTCATCTCTAGTGCCCTGAAATTGCAAGTTAAGAGAATAAGAACTAAACTGCTTATTTAATGACAAATTCTTTTCATATCCAATGGcaaacttgaaaaaataattgtgtCTATAACAAGATAACAAACAAACAGAAACCCAATATCAATAACATCCAACCTTGACAGAACCAAGAGACAGTAGTACATGAAGATTTAGTCTTGTTATGCCTCTAGGTTTCAGTGTTTCGCTAGAAAACTTTAGAGAAAGAAAAGCTAGTGAATATAGCATAATGATGCCAATTCATGAGGCACCAAGAATTGAATGTATTCACGTACCCCAGCCAGCATTCTTCCTCTGGTGTGAACTGAGAAATGAAACCACCACCCACTCcaatcgtttttttttttttcaactgtGTTCAATAAACACaaatatttttcctaatcaatatCCATGGTCAACCTACGTCGCTTGCAGCCTTTCAAAGAATGGCCATCGCTGAACCTTGAGATAAGATTAATTGACAGTAATTGAAACCCAATAGACAAGATTAGAGGACGATAAATTAGGGCACGAAAAGAAAAAGGAGTAAAATAAGAGCATCTCAAATTCAATACAAGTTATCAAATCTGCAAGTTTTTTGTTactccaagaaaaagaaataataattcaTCCCCGGAGACCAAACCCATGATTTAAGTTCAAAATACCACGAAACGAATTTTGAAATGAAGAcagaaaataaagaatgaaacccaaaaaatggacaaagagtttttattttacaaaaagaaataggaaaaatgcagaaggaggagaaggagaaggtaTTACCTTTCCTTAACGGGTTGGAGATCGTCGGCGCATCTGATCTCAGCTCTGAGTCGTCTCCTCGGTGGCATATAATCTCACTGCGGACTGTGGAATGCTTGTTCCTGCTTCTCGCGCGCCTCTCCCTCCGGCCTtctagaaatttaaaaataaataagaacatGTTTGAAGGTATTTACAACTtttctaataataaatatttttaaatattataaatattagaaatttttcttaaaatcaccactgtgaaacatattttaaatcaaaaaagtgtttaaagaatatataaaattaattaattttttttttttgaagaatatcaatttaataaaacaaataaataagcgAATTTAATAGTTAATATactaaaattagttaaaaaaaggATATTAATGGAATAATTGGGCCAAgataaactaataaataaacaGAGACAGCCGTTCGCCCTCTGTTCCTTCAACATTTCCCTTCCCTTTTGCTGTGTACTGGGAGATTGTCCCTGGAAGACTGAAAACGCAGCGTTTGATTCCCTAATCGCCGTGATTTTTCCTTCCTCCAAGGAAATGCAAGTAAGGAAGTTGACTTAAGTGGTAGAAATAGCACGAGGAAAATGCAGAGGTTATCTTCAAGAACAGCTGCTTTCTGCTACAAAACccctattttttcattttcctccaaACCAAACACTCCCTTCCACCTGATCTGCATTGAAACATATGTTTCAGGTCCTCACAATCTCGACCCCCATCTCAAACCCACTCATTCTCAAATGGGTTATTCCCAAAACACAGATCAAGTCCATCCAAATCACAGACTCTCGAATTTTGGTGATAAAAACTGCACATTCAGTGAACGAAGAGGAGGATTTGGACTTGTACGCCTGGAAAGCAATCGAGAAAACTGTACTTATGATCAGAATTATGATGAATTTTCAGCTGATGTCGAAAAGGTCTATAGAATTCTAAGGAAATTCCACTCTAGGGTTCCAAAACTGGAACTGGCTTTGCAAGAATCCGGCGTCGCCGTGAGGTCGGGGTTAACCGAACGGGTTTTGAATCGCTGTGGCGATGCCGGAAATTTAGGTTATAGGTTCTTCGTGTGGGCATCAAAGCAACCGGGCTATAGACATAGTTATGAAGTGTACAAAGCAATGATCAAGATTTTGGGGAAAATGAGGCAATTTGGCGCTGTTTGGGCATTAATTGAGGAAATGAGGCGGGAAAATCCCCAGTTTGTATCGCCCTATGTGTTTGTTGTGTTGATGAGGAGATTTGCGTCCGCAAGAATGGTAAAAAAGGCAATTGAAGTCTTGGATGAGATGCCAAAGTATGGTTGTGAACCTGACGAGCATGTTTTTGGGTGTTTGTTGGATGCATTATGCAAGAATGGGAGTGTTAAGGAAGCTGCTTCACTGTTTGAGGATATGAGAATTCGTTTTACGCCAACACTTAAGCATTTTACTTCATTGCTGTACGGTTGGTGTAGGGAAGGGAAGCTTATGGAGGCAAAATATGTATTAGTACAGATAAGGGAAGCGGGTTTTGAACCAGACATTGTGGTTTATAACAATCTGCTCACTGGGTATGCTGCAGCTGGGAAAATGGTGGATGCTTATGATCTTTTGAAAGAGATGAGGAGGAAGGGATGTGAACCAAATGTGATGTCATTTACGACTTTGATTCAGGCCCTCTGtgcaaaggaaaaaatggaggAGGCAATGAGGGTTTTCTTTGAGATGCAGAGTTGTGGCTGCCCAGCGGATGCTGTGACATACACTACCTTGATAAGTGGATTTTGCAAGTGGGGAAAGATTAGTAAGGGTTATGAGCTTTTGGATAATATGATACAACAAGGCCATACCCCTAATCCAATGACTTATTTGCATATCATGGCAGCCcatgagaaaaaggaagagtTGGAAGAGTGCATAGAACTCATGGAGGAGATGAGAAAAATTGGTTGCACTCCCGATCTCAATATTTACAACATAGTGATCCGGTTGG
Above is a genomic segment from Vitis riparia cultivar Riparia Gloire de Montpellier isolate 1030 chromosome 7, EGFV_Vit.rip_1.0, whole genome shotgun sequence containing:
- the LOC117917514 gene encoding pentatricopeptide repeat-containing protein At3g49740 isoform X2; protein product: MKLPCYMEYINIVKTTKNAAEQLIKINQLLAELTRSHHNSASVQLFVQIHSSNYLKPDHFTLSSTLTACANLRNTASGNQLHAYSIQTGLKAYTHVGNTLLSFYAKSKDLVSVQRVFSEIENPDVYSWTTLLSACTKLGQIGYACHLFNQTPRMIPVVWNAIITGCAENKHTEIALNLFREMHQLGVRHDKYTFASVLSLCSLELLDFGREVHTLVIKTGFLVRASVINALLTVYFNSGKVADAYEVFEEAESTVHDDITFNVMIGGLASVGRDEEALIMFKEMQEACLRPTELTFVSVMSSCSSARVSHQVHAQAIKMGFEACTPVSNAAMTMYSSCGNLHAAHMVFDRLEEKDLISWNIIIMNYVQGNFYRLAILAFLQMQRAGIEPDEFTIGSLLASSESLEIVKMFQALVSKNGLNSKIEVSNALVSAFSKHGQIEQAYQVFNNMSSPNLISWNTIISGFLFNGFPLQGLEQFYELLMSTLKPNAYTLSIVLSICASISALRHGKQIHGYILRSGVFSVTSLGNALITMYAKCGDLDWSLRIFNVMNGRDIVSWNAMISAYAQHGKGKEAVHFFKAMQDSGGVKPDQATFTAVLSACSHAGLVDDGTRIFNSMVNDYGFEPGADHLSCIVDLLGRAGYLEEAERLINSQWEEAANTRDLMQKTRVAKQPGCSWIGS
- the LOC117917514 gene encoding pentatricopeptide repeat-containing protein At3g49740 isoform X1, coding for MKLPCYMEYINIVKTTKNAAEQLIKINQLLAELTRSHHNSASVQLFVQIHSSNYLKPDHFTLSSTLTACANLRNTASGNQLHAYSIQTGLKAYTHVGNTLLSFYAKSKDLVSVQRVFSEIENPDVYSWTTLLSACTKLGQIGYACHLFNQTPRMIPVVWNAIITGCAENKHTEIALNLFREMHQLGVRHDKYTFASVLSLCSLELLDFGREVHTLVIKTGFLVRASVINALLTVYFNSGKVADAYEVFEEAESTVHDDITFNVMIGGLASVGRDEEALIMFKEMQEACLRPTELTFVSVMSSCSSARVSHQVHAQAIKMGFEACTPVSNAAMTMYSSCGNLHAAHMVFDRLEEKDLISWNIIIMNYVQGNFYRLAILAFLQMQRAGIEPDEFTIGSLLASSESLEIVKMFQALVSKNGLNSKIEVSNALVSAFSKHGQIEQAYQVFNNMSSPNLISWNTIISGFLFNGFPLQGLEQFYELLMSTLKPNAYTLSIVLSICASISALRHGKQIHGYILRSGVFSVTSLGNALITMYAKCGDLDWSLRIFNVMNGRDIVSWNAMISAYAQHGKGKEAVHFFKAMQDSGGVKPDQATFTAVLSACSHAGLVDDGTRIFNSMVNDYGFEPGADHLSCIVDLLGRAGYLEEAERLINSKHLKIVSSIWWTLFSACAAHGNLRLGRIVAGFLLEIEQNDPAVYVLLSNIYAAAGQWEEAANTRDLMQKTRVAKQPGCSWIGS
- the LOC117919247 gene encoding putative pentatricopeptide repeat-containing protein At5g65820 — protein: MQRLSSRTAAFCYKTPIFSFSSKPNTPFHLICIETYVSGPHNLDPHLKPTHSQMGYSQNTDQVHPNHRLSNFGDKNCTFSERRGGFGLVRLESNRENCTYDQNYDEFSADVEKVYRILRKFHSRVPKLELALQESGVAVRSGLTERVLNRCGDAGNLGYRFFVWASKQPGYRHSYEVYKAMIKILGKMRQFGAVWALIEEMRRENPQFVSPYVFVVLMRRFASARMVKKAIEVLDEMPKYGCEPDEHVFGCLLDALCKNGSVKEAASLFEDMRIRFTPTLKHFTSLLYGWCREGKLMEAKYVLVQIREAGFEPDIVVYNNLLTGYAAAGKMVDAYDLLKEMRRKGCEPNVMSFTTLIQALCAKEKMEEAMRVFFEMQSCGCPADAVTYTTLISGFCKWGKISKGYELLDNMIQQGHTPNPMTYLHIMAAHEKKEELEECIELMEEMRKIGCTPDLNIYNIVIRLACKLGEIKEGVRVWNEMEATGLSPGLDTFVIMIHGFLSQRCLVEACEFFKEMVGRGLLSAPQYGTLKELLNSLLRAEKLEMSKDVWSCIMTKGCDLNVYAWTIWIHALFSNGHVKEACSYCLDMMDAGVMPQPDTFAKLMRGLRKLYNRQIAAEITEKVRKMAAEREMTFKMYKRRGERNLKEKIKEAKDGRKRRARRRRWGGGRGRANIL